The following are encoded together in the Solenopsis invicta isolate M01_SB chromosome 14, UNIL_Sinv_3.0, whole genome shotgun sequence genome:
- the LOC105204314 gene encoding uncharacterized protein LOC105204314, translated as MLLMSASFLNMPLTPITEKEMEVQRKVQNLLQNIYENELEVEEEESLDFENSFDISETNLITNEEWNEAEQPTYDVKEMTCENDMIPIEYKRRVVEFWRPGGSVRPKSFESVKHKFRKLTSPRKLRRWQEEINRGSTRLEKLKEISSYTLNKFEEAVQNGIIHDIDIARWALKAQQKINCPGFTASHYWVNQFKIAHHIVSRKVTKFRTKKTLQSKDNLEAEGNRFIENVKYYIT; from the coding sequence ATGCTACTAATGAGtgcttcatttttaaatatgcctTTAACTCCTATTACCGAAAAAGAAATGGAAGTACAACGGAAAGtacaaaatttgttacaaaatatttatgaaaatgaattagaagtagaagaagaagaGTCATTAGATTTTGAAAATTCATTTGACATTTCGGAAACAAACTTAATAACAAACGAAGAATGGAATGAAGCAGAACAACCTACGTACGATGTAAAGGAAATGACATGTGAAAATGACATGATTCCAATAGAATACAAAAGAAGAGTTGTTGAGTTTTGGAGACCTGGTGGTTCAGTTAGGCCAAAATCGTTTGAGAgtgtaaaacataaatttcgaaAACTTACCTCACCGCGCAAATTACGACGATGGCAGGAAGAAATAAACAGAGGTAGTACTAGATTGGAGAAGCTGAAAGAAATTTCATCGTATACGTTAAATAAATTCGAGGAAGCAGTACAGAACGGCATCATTCATGACATTGATATTGCTCGATGGGCGCTAAAAGCACAACAGAAGATTAACTGTCCAGGATTTACAGCATCACATTATTGGGTAAATCAATTTAAGATAGCACATCATATTGTATCtcgaaaagttacaaaatttagaaCAAAGAAAACTCTACAATCAAAAGATAATCTAGAGGCAGAAGGTAATAGATTTATCgaaaacgttaaatattatattacgtag